The sequence acaagagacacaaaaaggaaaaaacaaacaaacatggtgagacataagcagggagcagaggttcccagtgcctcctaaagaggactaGCAGGAtagcgagctgacacaagagacacaagaggaaaaaaagaagtagagacacaacaaagaaagcagagaacagaggtggcttatTAAGCAATTagttgcctccctcccacatcggaggtcccaggttcggttcctggtgcctcctaaaaaaaaaaaccaaaaaagatgACAAATagagcaaatgcaaaacaatgagggggtggagagagataaataaataaaaaatatttttaaaaaacgatATTATGAAATAGATACTtttgaaagcaaaaaacaaaacctttaagAATCAAGCCAATTTGCCATATGCTGCCAAATCACATGACAGGTTGCACGTAtagattcaaaaatatttttttgaaaagccTAGATGTAAATCAATATAACATTTTCTAAGAGttatggaaagaaatgagctagttatggaaagaaatgagatagTCAACAGAGACCattaagaaaaagagaagccAAGCCTTTCTAAAGAAAGATAGTGTAAAAGGAGATATAAAAGGGAGGTGGAGGGTCAAACATACAGGAAATGAAACACAAAAACCTATAAAGCAAATTCCACCAAGTTTTTACCAACTGTGTACAAACACTGAAAAAGATGGTAAGAGcccaatttatatatttattgccAGACACCATGTCAGATCTCTTACATATATAAGCATACCTTGGAGATAATGCGGATTAGGTTTCAGGCCACTGCAGTAAAGCAAGTCACACAAATTTCTTGGTTTCCCAGTACACATAAAAGTTAAGTTTATACTATACTccagtctattaagtgtgcagtagcattatgtcttaaaaaaaaaaaaaaaaaagatgtacctATCTTAATTAAaattgacacagaaacacaaagtgGGAATATACTGTTGGAAAGATGGTGCTGATGGACTTGCTCAaagcagggttgccacaaaccatcaattttttaaaaacacagtatatgcaaagtgcaataaaacaaagcacaataaaatgaggtatgcttgTATACAATCTCTAATTCTCCAACTATCTTATTAAAGTTCTATTATCATCCTTGACTTACAATACAAAAAACAGgatcagaaaaattaaataacttgccaaGATCATGGAGTTACTACCAGAGGTGGAAAATTATGCCAGGTCACTCTAACTCCAAACATGTGCTCCTTTTTTCCTGGTGCAAAAAGGGTAAGAATAAGAAAATGCCTCTGCAAAAGAAGCTATACAAACAgctaataagcacataaaaatacATCCAACATCACCAGAggcatgcaaattaaaaccacaatcaGATACACCACTGCACACTTGTcctaatgaataaaattaaaaatactgacaaggaagtggacgtggctcaactgatagaatgtctgcctaccatatgggaggtccagggttcaaacccagggcctcctggcccgtgtggtgagctggcccatgtgcagcactgtcacacaagaaaagcacagcccacccaggagtggtgccacacatatggagagcagacacagcaagatgaggcaaccaaaaagagacagagtCCCGGTGTCACCGAGAATATatgcagccacagaagaacacacagtgaatggacagagagagcagataacaggggagtagggagagagaagggaaataaataaaataaaccttaataagaaaaaatactgacaataccaagtgttgacaAAGGATATGAAGTAAATGGAACTCTCGTTCACTGCTAGTAGGAATATTTGGCAGTTTCTAATAAAGTTTAACATACACTTAACATACAACTCAGCAATCTCATTCCTCAgaatttacccaagagaaatgaaaaaaatatgcccACAAATACTTGAACACTTTTATTCTAGAAAAGGTAAAACCATAGTGACAGAAAGGAGATCCATGGCTGTCTATAATGAGGATGGCAACCAAAAGTGGTTAACAATTATAAAGGGGCATGAGGGAATTTGGTGGGGGTGATGCAAACATTCTCTACCTTGATTGTGGAAGTGTTTGGATGGATGCATaaatttgctaaaataaattatatacttaaaatggatatattttattgtaataaattatactttaataaaGCTGACTTATTTTAAAGACCACTGAACTCAAGTAGATGGAGAGTCacttatgaaaaatgaaaatgcagtgcCATAACTTAAGAAGTTAAGAGGGgaaacgaatgtggctcaaccaattgggctcctgtccaccatacaggaggtccagaatTAAGCTGActcatgcagcaagctggcctataaggagtactggcccacacaggagtgccagctgacatgaagagctggtgtagcaaaatgacgcaacaagagacacggaggagaaaaaacaagaagatgtagcagaacagggagctgaggtggtgcaagagagtaactgccttgctcccactctggaaggtcccaggatcggttcccggagccgcctgagaatacacagagagagcagacaacagggggcacaGGGGGAAcagggcaggggagaaataaaaataataatacatcttttttaaaaataaaaataaagaagttaaGGGTAGAGGGGTTAGGAAATGGAAGCTACCAATAACAAACTACCACCACAAATTCATATGTCCTAAATAGCCTTAAACTGCTTTTCCAACTTGGTCCATCCACAGCCTTCTCCATCTCAGATGATGGCAACCCTAATAAATACCCCCAGTTGTTCAAGCTAGAGAAATTCCAATCCATAATCCAATCCTGTTACTTTACTTTCAAATTATAACCAGACTATGACTAGTTCTCACCACCTCCCCTGCTACCATCCTAGTCTCTGGCCAAGATTACCCTGCTTCGCACTTGCCCCTACAGTCTCTTACTAACTCAGCAGCCAGAATAATCCTTTCAAAAGCTAAGTGAGATCGTATCATTCATTCAGTCAAAAACCTGCAACTACCCCTCATTTTACTCACAATAAAAGTCCATGCTATTACAATGTCCTACTATGGTCACATGAACTGGCTCTCTGTTATCCCCCTGATCTCATTTCCTACTACTGTCTCCTCTGTCTAGAACACCTTTCCCCTGATACCAACATGGCTTCTCATTCCCTAATCTTCTACTCAAACATGACTTTCTCAAAGAGGTCTACTCGGGACCATCCTATTTCAAACTGCAAACCTTCCTCATACCTTGCACTCATTTATTCCCTTTATCTTATCTAACTTTTCCTTTTATAACACTTAACACTTTGTAACATATTATATAACTTATTATATATATTGTCTACTCCTTCAATCCTCCGATAAAACCTCCCAGGCAGAGATCTTTAGTCTGTTCATTAATGTATTTCAAATGTCTAGGACAGTGCTCAGTACACATAACAGATATTCATTAAATACCTACTGTGAATGAGTGGATTTTTGAATAACTTTGTCAGGTACTGGGCTAAGCACTGTACAGAAACTATATTCCATTTCATTGTTAGGGCACACATGGGAAGTATACATCACCCTCGTTTTACAATTGAGGACCataaaggttaaataacttgtccaaagttACCTAACAGTAAATGAAAAAGCAACAGTTTAACTCAATTACACCTCACTCCAAAGCCTTCATTAAGCACTATGGTTTTCCCAAAGCTTAGGTGTGAATGTGAAGAGAACTAAAGTACTTCAGGAGGTACCTAGGTTGAGAATGTagaaaaagagatactgatttgGAATCCAATATAAGGAGCAGAAGCAAATAATGTTTGGGGAAGatcttccaatttcctttgcttctagTCCAACTCCTGTGGGGACAGAAGTAAAAGCTAAtggtggggaagcggatgtggttcagctgatagagcatctgcctaccatatggaagatctagggtttgatacccagggccttctggcctgtttggtgagctggcccatgcacagtgctgccgcacaaggagtaccgtgccatgcagggatgccccctgcgtaggggtgccccctgtgcaagaagtgtcaccctgcatgaaaaaagcacagcctgcccaggagtggtgccgcacacatggagagctgatgcagcaagatgacgcaacaaaaagagacagagattcccatgccacctgacaagaatgcaagcggacacagaagaacacacagcaaatggacacagagagcagacaatggtggggggaaggggagagaataaataaaatgaatcttaaaaaaaaaaaaagctaatggtGTATGACAATTTGCAAAGACATAGAAAAGACTGTAGTTATATATAATAAGTTATATGATGGTAAGACAAGCACTGTTCAAACTACTCTtgattaaatttcattttctaattgttgTGTTAgatcatttactttaaaaaatcaattttattggtacatattaaagcattcaatttaaaaataaaaattttaaaatgctaatggTTATCAGCAAGAGaccaaaaagagggaaaaagagaaatgagttccCCATAGCCCTGAGTTCCATGAATGAGAAAACATTTGTAAGTGCCCTTTCTCTAAATTCACTGGAGTACTTTATCCCAATGGTATGGAATAACGTACTAACAGTATCTTGCcttaaaatgctttatttttattctaaatcCAGTTGGTCTAGTATAGATGTTggcaaaattatttttgaaaaatacatgcTCTATACATAAACATTCACAGATTTAAATCTGAGGGAAAGATACTGATTTCTGCCAGTATTACATCATTCTTGGAACATAATTACACACATTTATTATGTACTGTCTGGTTATTTTCACACTGTAACAGCATACTGATGTTTGTGACAGAGATGGCACGCCtacaaaaccaaaaatattcACTATATGATCCTTTATAGACACAACTTCTAAAATCAATATTAATTAAACGTAAATTTCCTGATGGTTTGTATCAGTTCTATCACTCTTCCTGATAGATTTGAAAGCATGCTCCAAATTCTAGAAAAAGCCATCCAACATTTTGCCATTATTGTTCATATAACTAAAAAAATCTCAAAGATTTAAGCCCAAGGATAATGTGGTCTTACAACCAGTAAATAGAGAGCGTTAATTCAATTCAAGCAAATGTACCTTCTAATAGAATAACACCCATTTATTATTAAATACTGGAAGACCTTAGTAACAACGAGATGTTAATTTTTAAGTCTTAAAATAGTTTAGCATTGggaggaaagaattttttttggtttataGTATCTGAGTTTCTGTGTTAAGCAAAATTTAAGGAAGTGTtttgaatatagaaaaaaataatttcttcatttagtcacatacacatacaccaaacaaacaaaaaagcaccCTACAATGACTTCAAAAGTTCTCCCTTATTACTAAAGAATTATCAGAGAGTAAATCTGGAATGTTTGCTTTCAATTTTCCAAGCCAAGCAGCTAATACTCAGAAAAGCGATTTACTTGCTCATTATTACCCAATTTTTAAATCCTgtaatttattttccctcccccaacACAAAGGTTGTTTAGTTTGTCAGGTACAAAAGATCAAACTTAATTTcataaaattcaagaaaacataaaCCTCTTCTTTGTATATATACAAGATTAGGAATCCATTTCCTAATATAGTCTAATACaaaatcttttcatttcttcaagaaatacttaAATGTTTAACATGTTTTGCAAAAAATGATAGATTATCATGGCTACACTAAGAAAAGTAATTTTAGCAAGTTCATTAAACATATATGGAAACAAATTGCAAAGgaacacaaaatttttaaaaattttatttcaagaagTCAACTTCTACATTAACCGATCAACCAATCCAAAATACTGTTCATAAAAGTTTCACCAAAATCACAAAATAGATTTAACTTTAAGAGGGGCTCTCAGCTTAAACATTTCCACCTCCATTTTTCATAACTTCAAGCTAAACTTccaatgaaagaatattaaagcaTCTACTTGTTTTCCCAGCTTttcctcaaaacaaaaaaaaaattatttccaagtttaaaaaatattatacatttgattttctcaaaattaaacttgCTGTATTAACGGAAGTAGAGAGTTGACTGAGAGCTTTTTCTAAATACTATTAAATTTTAAGCATATAGACTTTTTCTACTTTTCtcttaatttcatctttttatagcaggggttcttaacctttttcattccacagaccccttactaagttcacactatacagtgtattatttaataaatctatcacacccgcaccaacacatccccacacaaaaaaatttttttaaatttaaattcaggtTCACATACCCCTTGATAAGAAGCCCTGTTTTACAGCATTGTAGTCACACACATTTCAGTAAACACAAAAAACTTCTTGTCAATGCTTTTAAAGGAATTACATTTTGAATATTACATGGAAGAAAGCATACTATTCTCTTAAGGCCTAGAACTTTCTATAGTGAATGTTATATACATGAAATTAGTAATGGAGCAATATAAAAAATTTTGacagtgcttttttaaaattgtattacaCCCTTATAGTATGGAATGAAAACAAATCTGATTATGTGCCTGTGTAATCAGACCTGTGATCGCAACATGTACACCATGAGATATCTCCAATAAAACAATGCACAGTATTTCAAATTGCAAAGAATGTTTCCTACCTTGCCTGCTTCTCTTTCTAAGTCGACATACTCCCGGCTAGGTGTTTGTCGCTGTTCTCCCTGCCAGCTGGCCGGAAAAAACTGGAGAGACAGATTGGTTCCTGTGGCCACAAAAGCCTTTTAGAAAAATCAATACAAACAGGATCAGGAGCAGGACATTACATAAATTATGCAGGCAGTCATTTATTTTTACATCAGTTTATGTCTTAAGCCAGGCAGCACAGAGAatacttaaaagtaaaaaaatatgcaCTCATCATTTTTCTTAAGTATTAAGTTACAAACATCTGATTCCATTTTGAGGACATTTGCCATTGGCTGCTTAAATATAAAATCAGACATGGAATCAATACTTTCTTTCAGGTCATTTTCTGCTGACGTTAGGATCATGCATTACTAATGTCTAACCAGAAGCCACCATCTTtgcatttaaaaacttatttttaaaaatgaaaatcaccAAAGACTaaagattttgaattttaaagCATACCACTATTTAAAGTTATATAAATAAGAGTTTAATTTCTCTTGATTTCCTTTGCTCAAGGAAACACTACATTCTAAAATCCATGTTAAAAAATGCACTTGGGACTGTCTCTTCTGTGATAAACTACATATTAAAACACACGATGTGACAGCACTTTTTATCTCTAAAAtcttgaatgatttttaaaatatgcattttctaAAACTGAATGTAGGAGAACTAGATCCAATCATAACAAAAGAGAAGCATGTTCAACTACTGTTTATAACAGATTTGGATGGCACAGctaaaataacaatttaaaaccATTTCAATGAAGTGTCATGCTATGTAGCCTCTAAGCAATTTAAGTCTATTTATTTCCTCATTATAAAATACGGAAAGACTACTGCCCTTCTCCCTGAGAGAAATCCAGAAATAAGAGATAGATAAGTTAAaagcatttttgaaaaaaattcatttttgtcACCTAAATGTCAACTCTTCTTTGCTGAAAGCAGAGAAAGTTTGCTCTACTTTACTAATTAAAATCTAAAGTGTAATTTGCTTCTAAGCACACAGTCTTCATCTGAAAGCAAGAGGTTCACATTTTGGGCAATTCCATCAGCTGAGATTCAGCTATTCACTAGATCCTGTTGGTTAATAATTTAGATTCTTTAGAAGTAAAAAGTTATACTGCATATTtcaattactggtattctaagtAAATTTGTTAACCTAAATTGCTAAATCTCTAGACTTCTTTGATGGCATTTCCCTAATCAACTATgatattcttttcttgtggcaaatattttattatgaatagAGACTGAACTAATTAATGTCAGTATTACCTcgacctttaaaaaaatctttccctGTACTTTTAGCCTAAGTTTAAATGTCAATCAAGTGATGctaaataaatcaagaaaagcaCCACCATCACtggttaaaatgaaataaatgcaaaGACTCTGGAGCCAAACTGCCTAGGCTGCATGACCTAGGGCAAACTACTTAATCTATCTTTGTCTCGATTTCCTCACAAGTTAGTATTTGTAAAATGCTTAAAACAGTACCAAGTAAGCAAGATACATATACtgctaaataaaataagataaataactTTTAGCCTAATAAGATAGCCAACTTTTTATTCAGATAATGAAATTCTCAGAGCAGAATGGTGGCAGATTAGTAAGAGATTCAGCCATAAATCAATGTTCTGTGTCAAGAACCCTCAAGAGGCTTTTTTCTTCAGTATCCAACTAAAAAATCCTTCTACCTTCAGTGCACCCCAAATCAGCTCTGTGCTATGTAAAAATAGTCTGCAAATATCATTACCTCACTGCCTGTTTGAATGCTAACCTCAGAAGAGATTTCCTGCTTCATCACTTTATGCCCATTATCTCATCAAGATCCCTCTCTGAgacagaaatggtaaaaacaagaGCATTCTAGAAAagcatttcccaaatttatttgacCACAGAACTCTTTTTAAGGGGATATCTACACATACATAAGAGTTGGAAAAACTctgttcaaaaaataaaaacattatattGATATAATGTTATAGTAAGATTTCTAGATTGCCCGactaaattttataaatttcatgAATTACGAAATAGCACACTGTAtcaatcaaatatatttttcatcattCAATTCcaggattaaaaatatatatataaattttttactgCTTTCACAGTAGTCACCGTATCACTCATTTTCTGTCATTAACCATTAGTGTGAAGACATCTCCAACACTTTTACTACAGTAAGAACCTACAGATTTTACCTCTCAAccataatctcttttatttcactCCGTGATAAGGGAGGTGAGTTTTATAGTTAAGGAAAGATGAGCATCACAgcctttaaattatttcatatttaacCACAAAATAAACTCTTCACTAACCTTACCAATACTCTACGGAGATgttcaaattaaaaagaatttaaaaagaggaaaaacaggGCAATTGGAGCAGGAGACATGCTGGCAAGAGTTCTGAGAATATGTACATCCTCACCATACATGGCTGCTATCCGAATAGAGCAAAACAATGTATTTTCCACAACCTATTTTCTATTATCAAATAAGCAGAAGCCACAGCCTGGTCATAAGTCGTAAGATAAATTTCAGGCATTAAATTAAGCAACCTCTAAATTCAAATAATCAAGCACCTCTGAATAAAAATGCActgtaaaatatatttggaattaaTATGATCTCCAGCCCTAAGGAGTGAACGATCCTATAATAAAAGATGGGTCATaatgaattaaagggggaaactaaaaagagaggaaaatgagAAATACCTCCCCAGACACAAAttgtatcatttaataaaatgTGTGCTGTCTTAAGTGCAAATCTTACACAGAATTCAATCTACCTTCATTAACCTTTAATGCTTGCTAAAAATTAAGAACTTGCTAAAATTTGTAGGGTCAGACATTTGGAAGGGGAAGATAAAGGCCTAGGGCTGATTTACCCCAAGAAAGAAATTTATAACAAATACAATCAACCTGTGACACTGCTATAATATTATAACAATACTATAATACAGCGATTCACATATACTATCGGTTAAATTATGTCAATTCATAATTACATGCAATAAGGTCTGATATGACAGAAAACTTTCATTAACTAGTTTTCCAGAAAACCTCAGCTTTAAAAAGCAGTACCTCTTACACTTGTATCAATCACCTCTGGGAAATTCATTGGCCAGATATTCCACCCAGACCTTTTTGCAAAAGGAAACCCAGGCAAATATGGATTAACataggaaaactacaattggtgtgacctatagactgtggttaacagcaatactataatattcttgcatcaatgccaagctgtactgtgttgataatggaggtgtacggaaaaagtatgccaaatgtatactacggaccatgattggtggtaacagtctgatgatatctcataatctgtaacaaatgtgccatcagGGTATGGAgttatatgggaaatctacacatctgtatgattgttttacaagctcacaatatctgtaacaaaaatatattttaaaaaaatagtatgggttgggggaaaagtacaccaaatgtaagatcagGAATATAGTTGgcagcaatattttgatgatgctcttgcatagtttgtaacaaatgtttcacaccaatgcaaagagttggtggaggggtgatgtatgagacccctgtgtgatgttttgtatgtttattttgtaagtttgcaatctttattatacacttattcttATATTATGtttgctcatgtatgaatgatatacttcaataaaaaattttaaaaaatttttaaaaaaggaaacccaAGCAAAGGATGATATAGTGACTGGATCAATTAATGAAATGATTTTATCTTCTACCACTCAGTGTCAAAACCAAAAAAGGACTTGTTTTATACATTTGAGTAAATATAACTACTCAGGAAACTTGGAAGAAGCCAAGAGCtggagattttctttcaaaacatGAATTAATGACCAGGTATCCTAGATCTCCCAATAAATTTAACCAGTATCTATCTGTAATGCAATTCTAATTGGTCTCCATtttagaaagcaaaaatttttaaaaataaattcatttggtaataaaatgaaaatggtgaACGACAGGTGAGTTTTACGGTATGTGCACTacatctcaatttaaaaataaattcattagccataaaggaagggaaggaatgtGTCCAATGTCTTCCTTCTGGTAACCCAAACTTAAAATGCACCATAGCTTCAAGTCTCTGCAAATACAAGACTCAAGTCACAGAGtatattaaagaattttattatttaacaaccaagtttttttccttcaggttcTTCCTACCCTCTCTGGCCTTACAATTCCCTCACCATTAGGACCTCTaatagaaagaacaaaaagatgAGGGAAATTAGGACACTAGGATTTTATTTTCAACACGTCTGGTGGAAAGAAGGCATCAAACGACCttcgggggaaaaaaaaaaaaaaaaggcctccaGATCAACATATCAGGTGTGGGTTTCACATGCCCGCGTTTCTTTAGGAACTGCAGCACTAAATCGAGTATGTGTTTTAGGTTTGAAAACGGACGTTAAGTTTTTTTCTGATCCTTCTGAGGCTTAGTCTAAGAAAAGAAGGTGGCATGTCCGTAAGGGCTATTTTGCCCCCTCTATTAGGACAATGGATTACTGGTGGGAAGATCTATTCTCGGCTATACTGGGAGTGATACGGTTTCACATATAGATTTACCAACAAATCTAGCTCCGAAAAAACAAACTTTCGCTTAGGAGTCGGAACCTCTAATGAagtacagttcttttttttttttttccctaatgggTGTTTTCTTCCTACAAATACCCCGAACCCTTAATCGGTATCACAGCCTTTTACAATGACCTTTCCTTGTTGAGTTTGGCTCGGGTCTGAGTTCCACTGGTGGTAAACTGTTTGCCGAGCCGTGTCTGGGAACGTCACCCACCCGCAGAGGGCCACCGGGAAGGCGTCTCCCCGCGAAGACGAGGCCCGCCAGTGTCTGGTTTCGCATTTTGAATCCCGAGTAGGAAGTGAGTCGGCGCCCGCTCAGTTCCGGGAGCCGCGACGCCGTCCGGAACCGGGCTGGGCCGCGGCGGCCCCGCGCAACAAGTGACCGCGCGCGCCTCGGCGCCCCGCGCGCCCGGGCCCCGCAGACTTACGATTTCCGAGCGGCCGTCGCGGCAGGCGTTCTGGAAGCGGGCCTGGCGCTCCTCGTGGGGCCGGTCCCTGAAGCCCGTGTACTTAATCTGCAAGGCAGAGACGGCCAGAAATCAGGAGCCAAATCCGCGGCGCCGCCCGCgcgcccgcccgccccgcgcgGCGCCGATAAGGGCAAGCAGAGTCTGCGGGCAGACGCGGCCCGGCGAGATTGCCCCTCCGCGGGCGCGCGGGCCGGAGACATCCGGGGGCCGCGCCACCCAAACTTTTCTCCGCCCAGGCCCACTCAGGGCGCGCCGCGGCCTCCGCGCTGCCCGCCAGCCTCAACCTCACCTCACACTCGCGGCtcagcttcctgaagaactcctcGTTCTCGAACTTGCTTCTCTGGTCGGGCACGACGCGCGGCATCTTCCCGCCCTGCGGCCGCGCCAGCCGGCCGGGCTCGGGGCTTGCACGGGCACCCGCTGGCTGCCTCCGCGCTGACCGACTGACCGCCCACCCGCGGCGCC is a genomic window of Dasypus novemcinctus isolate mDasNov1 chromosome 18, mDasNov1.1.hap2, whole genome shotgun sequence containing:
- the CBFB gene encoding core-binding factor subunit beta isoform X1, translated to MPRVVPDQRSKFENEEFFRKLSRECEIKYTGFRDRPHEERQARFQNACRDGRSEIAFVATGTNLSLQFFPASWQGEQRQTPSREYVDLEREAGKVYLKAPMILNGVCVIWKGWIDLQRLDGMGCLEFDEERAQQEDALAQHAFEEARRRTREFEDRDRSHREEMEARRQQDPSPGSNLGGGDDLKLR
- the CBFB gene encoding core-binding factor subunit beta isoform X2, whose product is MPRVVPDQRSKFENEEFFRKLSRECEIKYTGFRDRPHEERQARFQNACRDGRSEIAFVATGTNLSLQFFPASWQGEQRQTPSREYVDLEREAGKVYLKAPMILNGVCVIWKGWIDLQRLDGMGCLEFDEERAQQEDALAQHAFEEARRRTREFEDRDRSHREEMEVRVSQLLAVTGKKTTRP
- the CBFB gene encoding core-binding factor subunit beta isoform X3 → MPRVVPDQRSKFENEEFFRKLSRECEIKYTGFRDRPHEERQARFQNACRDGRSEIAFVATGTNLSLQFFPASWQGEQRQTPSREYVDLEREAGKVYLKAPMILNGVCVIWKGWIDLQRLDGMGCLEFDEERAQQEDALAQHAFEEARRRTREFEDRDRSHREEMEARRQWSGKRTWPSG